A DNA window from Macrobrachium rosenbergii isolate ZJJX-2024 chromosome 41, ASM4041242v1, whole genome shotgun sequence contains the following coding sequences:
- the Bug22 gene encoding cilia- and flagella-associated protein 20 yields the protein MFKNTFQSGFLSILYSIGSKPLQIWDKKVRNGHIKRITDNDIQSLVLEIVGVNVSTTYITCPADPKKTLGIKLPYLVMIVKNLNKYFTFEVQVLDDKNVRRRFRASNYQSTTRVKPFICTMPMRLDEGWNQIVFNLADFVRRAYGTNYVETLRVQIHANCRIRRVYFADRLYSEEELPAEFKLYLPVQTKAKSAI from the exons atgttcaaaaacacATTCCAAAGTGGATTTTTGTCAATTCTTTACAGTATTGGCAGCAAGCCTCTTCAGATATGGGATAAAAAG GTTCGCAATGGCCACATCAAGAGAATAACAGACAATGACATCCAGTCTCTTGTACTAGAAATTGTAGGAGTCAACGTGAG caCAACCTACATAACATGTCCAGCAGATCCTAAGAAGACCTTGGGAATAAAGCTCCCCTATCTTGTTATGATTGtgaaaaacttgaacaaataTTTCACTTTTGAAGTACAG GTCCTTGATGACAAAAATGTTCGGCGAAGATTCCGTGCCAGCAATTACCAGTCAACAACGAGAGTAAAGCCATTTATATGCACAATGCCTATGAGACTAGATGAAGGGTGGAATCAAATTGTGTTCAATTTGGCTGACTTTGTTCGTAGGGCATATGGTACAAATTACGTCGAAACACTGAGAGTTCAGATTCATGCCAACTGTCGGATAAGGCGTGTGTACTTTGCCGATCGTCTGTACTCAGAAGAGGAATTACCAGCAGAATTTAAGTTATATCTCCCTGTGCAAACAAAGGCAAAGTCTGCAATATAA